The Treponema medium genome has a window encoding:
- a CDS encoding threonine/serine exporter family protein, which produces MLTRHALVMQIALYAGELLVRNGAEMYRAEETIMRISEAGGVHDVTPFVTPTILFIAKGEGENVLYTKNITKRSNNITKITLVSDFSRKFVEGTVDISEAMDYLRKIDEYKGYSYPFLLFAAGIGCGLFAVLVGGKFGDFVAAFFASYIAVFISDKIMVRSRTVFTGNFVASMFVGIISIISFEIKLVDNLDNIIVGAALALVPGVAFTAGIRDFISGDLLSGIARIGEAILVAIAIAFGVGSILMLYSILGGL; this is translated from the coding sequence ATGCTTACTCGGCATGCGTTAGTAATGCAGATAGCGCTCTACGCCGGAGAACTGCTCGTGCGCAATGGTGCGGAAATGTACCGTGCCGAAGAAACGATTATGCGGATAAGTGAAGCGGGCGGGGTACACGATGTTACCCCCTTTGTTACTCCCACCATTCTCTTTATCGCAAAAGGCGAGGGGGAAAACGTACTTTATACAAAGAACATCACAAAGCGAAGTAATAATATCACTAAAATTACACTTGTCAGCGATTTTTCCCGTAAATTTGTGGAAGGTACTGTTGACATATCCGAAGCGATGGACTATTTACGCAAGATAGATGAATACAAAGGCTATTCGTATCCATTTTTGCTATTTGCTGCCGGTATCGGATGCGGTCTTTTTGCGGTCTTAGTAGGCGGAAAATTCGGGGATTTTGTCGCAGCATTTTTTGCTTCATATATTGCTGTTTTTATCAGTGATAAAATAATGGTGCGTTCTCGTACTGTTTTTACCGGCAATTTTGTTGCAAGTATGTTTGTGGGAATTATTTCCATTATCTCTTTTGAAATTAAATTAGTTGACAATCTTGACAATATTATCGTCGGTGCGGCATTGGCTCTTGTCCCCGGTGTTGCATTTACCGCTGGAATTAGGGATTTTATTTCGGGTGATTTACTCTCCGGTATTGCACGTATTGGAGAGGCGATTCTTGTCGCAATTGCCATTGCATTCGGCGTTGGCAGTATTTTAATGCTCTACTCGATTCTAGGAGGACTGTGA
- a CDS encoding Smr/MutS family protein, giving the protein MNFEEILNQWETQTQHPYGKKRLRNEAKNPVAVAYTVENTQTLNLMDYWLRRYGVYDKDANSSENTTLVDNQAEKRRLRTMRPQAEIDLHGMTLEEAYGALVTFFEDSVRRDYQKILIIHGKGNHSQNGPVLARFVQKFLETNTHAGETGHPKGRDGGTGSTWVILK; this is encoded by the coding sequence ATGAATTTTGAAGAAATCCTGAATCAATGGGAAACGCAAACACAACATCCTTATGGAAAGAAACGGCTGCGCAATGAGGCGAAAAATCCTGTAGCAGTAGCATATACCGTTGAAAATACTCAAACGCTCAATCTAATGGATTATTGGCTCAGGCGTTATGGCGTCTATGATAAAGATGCTAATAGTTCTGAAAATACTACTCTGGTTGATAATCAGGCCGAAAAACGGCGGTTGAGGACAATGCGTCCGCAGGCAGAAATCGACTTACACGGTATGACGCTTGAAGAAGCTTACGGTGCGCTGGTTACTTTTTTCGAAGATTCCGTACGGAGGGATTATCAAAAAATACTCATCATTCACGGTAAAGGGAATCATTCTCAAAACGGACCTGTATTGGCGCGATTCGTACAAAAATTCTTGGAAACAAACACCCATGCAGGAGAAACAGGCCATCCCAAAGGACGCGACGGAGGGACGGGATCAACGTGGGTTATATTGAAATAA